A part of Kitasatospora acidiphila genomic DNA contains:
- a CDS encoding helix-turn-helix domain-containing protein, producing the protein MTDAQEHPLAAAIKPLLDAVGATPLDPAEARPDDVVLEWEGVQAVAVRLPHLSSALDRLLAETTRQFGGRPLSELDRLEKQRVVALLEERGAFTVRHGVETVASALGVSRFTVYNYLNRQA; encoded by the coding sequence GTGACCGACGCCCAGGAGCATCCGCTCGCCGCGGCGATCAAGCCGCTGCTGGACGCCGTCGGCGCCACCCCGCTCGATCCGGCCGAGGCCCGGCCCGACGATGTGGTCCTGGAGTGGGAGGGCGTCCAGGCGGTCGCCGTCCGACTGCCGCATCTGAGCAGTGCGCTGGACCGGCTACTGGCCGAGACGACCCGCCAGTTCGGCGGCCGGCCGCTCAGCGAGCTGGACCGGCTGGAGAAGCAGCGCGTGGTGGCCCTACTGGAGGAGCGCGGCGCCTTCACGGTCCGCCACGGCGTGGAGACGGTGGCGTCGGCCCTGGGCGTCAGCCGCTTCACGGTCTACAACTACCTGAATCGCCAAGCCTGA
- the uraD gene encoding 2-oxo-4-hydroxy-4-carboxy-5-ureidoimidazoline decarboxylase translates to MTNHPHASVDPPGALKALATAEPAELLGLLLEICTSTNWAAAVAATRPWPDRAALLAANAAATAALTTADLAEAMAGHARIGRPRPGDAASEREQAGLRGADRALLDELDRANTAYEAKFGHVFLICATDRTADSMLAALRERYPHTPAAEAQVVRGELRKINDIRLNRLLDETR, encoded by the coding sequence GTGACCAACCACCCCCACGCGTCAGTTGACCCACCCGGCGCCCTGAAGGCGCTCGCCACCGCCGAGCCCGCCGAACTGCTGGGGCTCCTGCTGGAGATCTGCACCAGCACAAACTGGGCCGCCGCGGTCGCGGCCACCCGCCCCTGGCCCGACCGGGCCGCCCTGCTGGCCGCCAATGCGGCGGCCACCGCCGCCCTGACCACCGCCGACCTGGCGGAGGCGATGGCCGGCCACGCCCGGATCGGCAGGCCCAGGCCGGGCGACGCCGCCTCCGAGCGCGAGCAGGCCGGCCTCCGCGGCGCGGACCGCGCGCTGCTCGACGAACTCGACCGGGCCAACACCGCCTACGAGGCGAAGTTCGGCCACGTCTTCCTGATCTGCGCCACCGACCGCACCGCGGACAGCATGCTCGCCGCCCTGCGCGAGCGCTACCCGCACACCCCGGCCGCCGAGGCACAGGTCGTGCGCGGCGAACTGCGCAAGATCAACGACATCCGCCTCAACCGGCTTCTCGACGAGACCCGCTGA
- the uraH gene encoding hydroxyisourate hydrolase: MTGISTHVLDTSLGRPAEGVPVELALSTEGGWTVLGASATDSDGRVKDLPAVEAGSVVRLTFDTAAYYARSSIGTPFFPEVTIVFTVAPAQPHYHVPLLLNPFGYSVYRGS; encoded by the coding sequence ATGACCGGCATCTCCACGCATGTGCTCGACACCAGCCTGGGCCGCCCGGCCGAGGGCGTCCCGGTCGAGCTGGCGCTCAGCACCGAGGGTGGCTGGACGGTGCTCGGCGCCTCCGCCACGGACTCCGACGGCCGGGTCAAGGACCTGCCGGCCGTGGAGGCGGGCTCGGTCGTCCGGCTGACCTTCGACACCGCGGCGTACTACGCGCGCTCGTCGATCGGGACGCCGTTCTTCCCCGAGGTCACGATCGTCTTCACGGTCGCGCCCGCGCAGCCGCACTACCACGTGCCGCTGCTGCTGAATCCCTTCGGATATTCCGTCTACCGCGGAAGCTAG
- the pucL gene encoding factor-independent urate hydroxylase: MAHVLGQNQYGKAENRIVRVLRDGTRHSIKDLNVSVALQGEFADVHLTGSNANCLPTDTTKNTVFAFAKQYGIESAEAFGILLARHFVTATERGVVHSARIRIEEYAWNRIEVPDGSTGSSDTGEAGHSFVRDGGEVRTTEVVFDGERVQVVSGLQDLVVMNTTDSEFWGFIKDGYTTLPEAYDRILATQVTARWRYSYSGADGQDQPDWDRSYRQVRRHLLEAFAETYSYSLQQTLHAMGTRVLDNRAEVDEVRLELPNKHHFLVDLEPFGLTNDNEVYYAADRMYGLIEGTVHRDGVTPAIPVR; the protein is encoded by the coding sequence ATGGCCCACGTGCTCGGTCAGAACCAGTACGGCAAGGCCGAGAACCGGATCGTCCGCGTCCTGCGGGACGGCACCCGGCACTCGATCAAGGACCTCAATGTGTCGGTGGCCCTCCAGGGCGAGTTCGCGGACGTCCACCTCACCGGGTCGAACGCCAACTGCCTGCCCACCGACACCACCAAGAACACCGTCTTCGCCTTCGCCAAGCAGTACGGCATCGAGTCGGCCGAGGCGTTCGGCATCCTGCTGGCCCGCCACTTCGTCACCGCGACCGAGCGCGGTGTGGTGCACAGCGCCCGGATCCGGATCGAGGAGTACGCCTGGAACCGGATCGAGGTCCCCGACGGCTCCACCGGCTCCAGCGATACCGGCGAGGCCGGCCACTCCTTCGTCCGCGACGGCGGTGAAGTCCGCACCACCGAGGTGGTGTTCGACGGCGAGCGGGTCCAGGTGGTCTCCGGCCTGCAGGACCTGGTCGTGATGAACACCACCGACTCGGAGTTCTGGGGCTTCATCAAGGACGGGTACACCACCCTGCCGGAGGCCTACGACCGGATCCTGGCCACCCAGGTCACCGCTCGCTGGCGGTACTCCTACTCCGGTGCCGACGGCCAGGACCAGCCCGACTGGGACCGCAGCTACCGGCAGGTCCGCCGCCACCTGCTGGAGGCCTTCGCCGAGACCTACTCCTACTCGCTGCAGCAGACCCTGCACGCGATGGGCACCCGGGTGCTCGACAACCGCGCCGAGGTGGACGAGGTCCGCCTGGAGCTGCCGAACAAGCACCACTTCCTGGTCGACCTGGAGCCGTTCGGCCTGACCAACGACAACGAGGTGTACTACGCCGCCGACCGGATGTACGGCTTGATCGAGGGCACCGTGCACCGCGACGGCGTGACCCCCGCCATTCCGGTGCGCTAG
- a CDS encoding 8-oxoguanine deaminase, translating into MAVQPPPAGQRVVIENAAISTVDADDTEYARGHVVLNGNLIESVGDGPAPQWLDGVVRRIDGAGHLVTPGLVNTHHHFYQWITRGLAQDDILFDWLVALYPTWARIDDRLVHAASLGSAAALLKSGCTTASDHHYVFPHGAGDVLGASIEAVQQLGLRFTALRGSMDRGRRDGGLPPDHAVEGTEEILSASEAAVDRWHDSSFGSMLQIALAPCSPFSVSTELLRESAALARRKGVRLHTHGSETAEEEQFCKELFGMGPTDYFESTGWLGEDVWMAHCVHMNDSDIAKFAETGTGVAHCPSSNARLAAGIARVPDMIRAGVPVGLGVDGTASNESGELGTELRNALLINRLHGRPDALTARGALRLGTMGGARLLGRQHEIGSIETGKLADLALWKVDGIMHSSIADPVAALVLGALPPLAVLFVNGNAVLERGRLTTADEDRIALTCARAAQELTARG; encoded by the coding sequence ATGGCAGTCCAACCGCCGCCCGCCGGTCAGCGGGTCGTGATCGAGAACGCGGCGATATCCACCGTCGACGCCGATGACACCGAGTACGCCCGCGGGCACGTGGTACTCAACGGCAACCTGATCGAGTCGGTCGGCGACGGCCCGGCCCCGCAGTGGCTGGACGGCGTGGTGCGCCGGATCGACGGCGCGGGCCACCTGGTCACCCCAGGGCTGGTCAACACCCACCACCACTTCTACCAGTGGATCACCCGCGGCCTGGCCCAGGACGACATCCTGTTCGACTGGCTGGTCGCGCTCTACCCGACCTGGGCCCGGATCGACGACCGGCTGGTGCACGCCGCCTCGCTCGGCTCGGCCGCCGCGCTGCTGAAGTCCGGCTGCACCACCGCGAGCGATCACCACTACGTCTTCCCGCACGGCGCCGGTGACGTCCTGGGCGCCTCGATCGAGGCCGTCCAGCAGCTCGGCCTGCGCTTCACCGCGCTGCGCGGCTCGATGGACCGCGGCCGCCGGGACGGCGGTCTGCCGCCGGACCACGCGGTCGAGGGGACCGAGGAGATCCTCAGTGCCAGCGAGGCGGCCGTGGACCGCTGGCACGACTCCTCGTTCGGCTCGATGCTGCAGATCGCGCTCGCCCCCTGCTCGCCGTTCTCGGTCTCCACCGAGCTGCTGCGCGAGTCCGCCGCACTGGCTCGCCGCAAGGGCGTGCGGCTGCACACCCACGGCTCGGAGACCGCCGAGGAGGAGCAGTTCTGCAAGGAGCTGTTCGGCATGGGCCCGACCGACTACTTCGAGTCCACCGGCTGGCTCGGCGAGGACGTCTGGATGGCGCACTGCGTGCACATGAACGACTCCGACATCGCCAAGTTCGCCGAGACCGGCACCGGCGTGGCGCACTGCCCGTCCTCCAACGCCCGGCTGGCGGCCGGCATCGCCCGGGTGCCCGACATGATCAGAGCGGGCGTCCCGGTCGGCCTGGGCGTGGACGGCACCGCCTCCAACGAGTCCGGCGAGCTGGGCACCGAGCTGCGCAACGCCCTGCTGATCAACCGGCTGCACGGCCGGCCGGACGCGCTGACCGCCCGCGGAGCTTTGCGCCTGGGCACCATGGGCGGCGCCCGGCTGCTCGGCCGCCAGCACGAGATCGGCTCGATCGAGACCGGCAAGCTGGCCGACCTGGCGCTCTGGAAGGTCGACGGGATCATGCACTCCTCGATCGCCGACCCGGTCGCCGCCCTGGTCCTCGGCGCGCTGCCGCCGCTGGCGGTGCTTTTCGTCAACGGCAACGCGGTCCTCGAGCGGGGCCGGCTGACCACGGCGGACGAGGACCGGATCGCGCTGACCTGCGCCCGCGCCGCCCAGGAGCTGACCGCACGCGGCTGA
- a CDS encoding MFS transporter, whose translation MSTVGSAIPAARLPALRSSLRRTLRAAPRHPVVAATVLSALLHLVWVFWLANDAGDLSAQYAWTDFARQHPESAYNLSWYGGMHIASYSVLSPYLMSFLGVRTTGALAGIASAGFGALLLTRSGVSRPMWPALFTAFALWCDVASGRVTFALGLAFGLAATVVAFTCAGPRLRGTLLFVLAALGTMSSPVVGVFLEVAAAGLFLTGRRRDSYPLLLAPAVVVGATTLLFPFSGVQPFSFHNMVLVVAAALAVILLVPREWAAVRRAGIVYVIGTVLVFLIPSPVGSNVERLSLLFAGTALLAALTSSAQSRKRAALTLIAFLSVAGWITGRTIGDLLATAPKAPAARDGGALISELQQLGADRSRVEVVPLSSHWEASGVAPYVDLARGWNRQADVTRNPLFYATKKLTAGDYHDWLRQWGVGYVALSSDKPDNGATDEAALIRAGQPWLKQVWQHGAWTVYQVADATPLADPPAVVEHAGAASMTVDMPVAGTVRLKVPWSPWLGVGHLDSNHGCLRQSGDWTELYAPAPGTYRISGDYGLGRGNPCNS comes from the coding sequence ATGTCCACCGTGGGATCGGCGATTCCCGCCGCCCGGCTGCCCGCACTGCGCAGCTCGCTGCGCCGGACTCTGCGGGCGGCCCCGCGCCACCCGGTGGTCGCCGCGACCGTGCTGTCCGCCCTGCTCCATCTGGTGTGGGTGTTCTGGCTGGCCAATGACGCGGGCGATCTGTCCGCCCAGTACGCCTGGACCGACTTCGCCCGGCAGCATCCGGAGTCGGCCTACAACCTGTCCTGGTACGGCGGGATGCACATCGCGTCCTACAGCGTGCTGTCGCCCTATCTGATGAGCTTCCTCGGGGTGCGGACCACGGGGGCGCTGGCCGGCATCGCCAGTGCGGGCTTCGGTGCGCTGCTGCTCACCCGGTCAGGGGTGTCCCGGCCGATGTGGCCGGCGCTGTTCACGGCCTTCGCGCTCTGGTGCGACGTGGCCTCGGGCCGGGTGACCTTCGCGCTGGGGCTGGCCTTCGGGCTGGCCGCCACCGTGGTCGCCTTCACCTGCGCCGGCCCGCGGCTGCGCGGCACCCTGCTCTTCGTGCTGGCCGCACTGGGCACCATGAGCAGCCCGGTGGTGGGTGTGTTCCTCGAGGTCGCGGCCGCCGGCCTGTTCCTGACCGGGCGGCGCCGGGACAGCTACCCGCTGCTCCTTGCGCCTGCGGTGGTGGTCGGCGCGACCACGCTGCTCTTCCCGTTCAGTGGGGTGCAGCCGTTCTCGTTCCACAACATGGTGCTGGTGGTGGCGGCGGCGCTGGCGGTGATCCTGCTGGTGCCGCGCGAGTGGGCGGCGGTGCGCCGGGCCGGGATCGTCTATGTGATCGGCACGGTGCTGGTCTTCCTGATCCCGTCGCCGGTGGGCAGCAATGTGGAGCGGCTCAGCCTGCTGTTCGCGGGCACCGCGCTGCTGGCCGCGCTGACCAGCAGCGCGCAGAGCCGCAAGCGGGCGGCGCTGACGCTGATCGCCTTCCTGTCGGTGGCCGGCTGGATCACCGGCCGGACGATCGGCGACCTGCTGGCGACGGCGCCGAAGGCCCCGGCGGCGCGGGACGGCGGCGCGCTGATCAGCGAGCTGCAGCAGCTTGGCGCCGACCGGAGCCGGGTCGAGGTGGTGCCGCTCTCCTCGCACTGGGAGGCCAGCGGGGTGGCGCCGTACGTCGACCTGGCGCGCGGCTGGAACCGGCAGGCGGACGTCACCCGCAACCCGCTGTTCTACGCCACCAAGAAGCTCACCGCCGGCGACTACCACGACTGGCTGCGGCAGTGGGGGGTCGGCTACGTGGCGCTCTCCTCGGACAAGCCGGACAACGGCGCGACCGACGAGGCGGCGCTGATCCGGGCCGGCCAGCCCTGGCTGAAGCAGGTCTGGCAGCACGGCGCCTGGACGGTCTACCAGGTGGCCGATGCCACCCCGCTGGCCGATCCGCCGGCCGTGGTGGAGCACGCGGGTGCGGCTTCGATGACCGTTGACATGCCGGTCGCCGGCACGGTACGGCTGAAGGTGCCGTGGTCGCCATGGCTGGGCGTGGGGCACCTCGACAGCAACCACGGCTGCCTGCGCCAGTCGGGCGACTGGACGGAGCTCTACGCGCCGGCTCCCGGCACCTACCGGATCAGCGGCGACTACGGGCTCGGCCGGGGCAATCCCTGCAACTCCTGA